The genomic region TACAAGTGGAGCTTTTACGAAAGGGGCTAATACAGGAGTGGGGTGGTATGCGGATGTATATGGAGGTACTCTTTTTGATGCATCCCGTGTTGTTCCTGTTTCTAATGAAAATAGACCTGTTAATCGCGCCGTTATTTATATCATAAAGGCACAATAACTTCCCAAGGAAGTATTTCTTCCTTACCGATTGGCACTGTTATTATCTGGCCATCTTTTTCAAATCCAACTGACGGTAATATTTGGTTAGAATGCAATGGACAGTCTACTTCTGCCTACCCTGCTCTTGCTGCAATTGTAGGCGTAACCGTGCCTGATTATAGAGGAATCTTTCTTAGAGGATATGGATCACAAACAAGCATGCATTATGGCACTATAACTCATTCAAGTGCTTCTATTAACCAACTGCAAGGAGATTCTATTCGAGAAATTTATGCAACTAGTGGAGGTGCCTACGAACAAACTCCAAGTTACTATCTATTTAGCCCCCTAATGAAGTTGGAGTCTTGTCTCTAAATCGGATAGAATAAAAACAGAAGGGTGGAGACAAGATATGAAGGGCAAAAACTACACTAAAGAATTTAAAGAATCAGTACTGAATGAGGTTCGTGAAACTAACAATGTAGCACAAGTAGCTCGGCGGCATGAGCTATCGACGAAAACAATCTACGCTTGGCGAAAGCAAGCCAGCACTCGCGCTTGGGATGTTACCGACGGAACTGCTAAAAAAATAGCTTCTTATACTCCGACCGACCAAGAATTTAAGCAGGTTGAACGAGAAAACAACCAGTTAAA from Anaeromusa acidaminophila DSM 3853 harbors:
- a CDS encoding phage tail protein; this encodes MWPSFSNPTDGNIWLECNGQSTSAYPALAAIVGVTVPDYRGIFLRGYGSQTSMHYGTITHSSASINQLQGDSIREIYATSGGAYEQTPSYYLFSPLMKLESCL
- a CDS encoding transposase, whose translation is MKGKNYTKEFKESVLNEVRETNNVAQVARRHELSTKTIYAWRKQASTRAWDVTDGTAKKIASYTPTDQEFKQVERENNQLKQLLGEKDLEIALLREVLKKSQPGYRTKLK